In Pedobacter sp. W3I1, one DNA window encodes the following:
- a CDS encoding dienelactone hydrolase family protein: MQIKINHAVNYICLVVLLCGILSCYKGVHTFGKTKIDKSADSLYLKRRIAEIKGLNTDVFTKGSFKGTADTPIVYRLLKPNNTKSKLPLVIVFHGSNAIGNDNASQLGILAKLFAMSEMQAKYPSFILAPQFPSRSSNYVLDESRKVLTSIPQPCLKTALQLIDSLKNTLNIDEKRIYLIGFSMGASSVINALSLKPGLFAAGISISGIPQFDHVKTLTNIPIWLIHGNIDTENPFNSDEQFFKEINQNNKTRFWEFDNLAHNDIFAPALLTDELPKWLFKNKRK; this comes from the coding sequence ATGCAGATTAAAATAAATCATGCCGTTAACTATATCTGTTTAGTGGTTTTGCTTTGCGGAATCTTATCATGCTATAAAGGCGTCCATACTTTTGGAAAAACCAAAATCGACAAAAGTGCTGATTCGCTCTACCTTAAAAGGAGAATAGCGGAAATAAAAGGTTTAAATACCGATGTTTTTACGAAAGGTTCGTTTAAAGGTACTGCCGATACACCAATCGTATACCGCTTACTAAAACCGAATAACACCAAAAGTAAACTTCCATTGGTTATTGTGTTTCACGGTTCAAATGCTATAGGTAACGACAATGCCAGCCAGTTGGGTATTTTAGCCAAGCTATTTGCCATGAGTGAAATGCAAGCTAAATACCCTTCATTTATTTTAGCTCCACAGTTCCCTTCCAGATCGTCGAATTATGTATTAGATGAAAGCAGAAAGGTACTTACTTCGATACCGCAACCCTGTCTAAAAACAGCATTGCAACTGATCGACAGCTTAAAAAACACTTTAAATATTGATGAGAAAAGGATTTACCTCATCGGTTTTTCGATGGGGGCTTCTTCAGTGATCAATGCCTTATCGTTAAAACCCGGTTTATTTGCTGCAGGAATAAGCATTTCAGGGATACCGCAATTCGACCACGTAAAAACATTAACGAACATTCCGATTTGGCTGATCCACGGAAATATAGATACTGAAAACCCTTTTAATAGTGACGAACAGTTTTTTAAAGAAATAAACCAAAACAATAAAACCAGATTCTGGGAATTCGACAATCTTGCGCACAACGATATTTTTGCTCCCGCACTTTTAACGGATGAACTGCCTAAATGGCTATTTAAAAACAAACGTAAATAG